One candidate division WOR-3 bacterium genomic window carries:
- a CDS encoding cyclophilin-like fold protein: MKQIIIESESIGKIRVEITEENPKTAEKFLKILPIEAKANLWGEEIYFKIPIDKIEPENPRQVVKEGEIAIWIEEPSLCIFFGKTPVSNDKEIRAYSDVNVIGRVKGDCKVFRKVKNGNEIKVYVSED; this comes from the coding sequence ATGAAACAGATAATCATTGAAAGTGAAAGCATCGGGAAAATTAGAGTTGAGATAACCGAAGAAAACCCAAAGACGGCAGAAAAATTTTTGAAGATTCTACCCATTGAAGCGAAGGCAAATCTCTGGGGTGAGGAAATCTATTTTAAAATTCCGATAGATAAAATTGAACCCGAAAACCCACGGCAGGTTGTAAAAGAAGGTGAAATAGCAATCTGGATTGAAGAGCCATCGCTATGCATATTTTTTGGCAAGACACCGGTAAGTAACGATAAAGAGATAAGGGCTTATAGTGATGTGAATGTAATTGGCAGAGTAAAAGGAGACTGTAAAGTATTTAGAAAGGTGAAAAATGGAAATGAGATAAAAGTCTACGTTTCTGAAGATTGA
- a CDS encoding cupin domain-containing protein, with product MNKITFKDIDKKLKEAWQPQDVVYVNETALRIAKIDGAYKWHTHMNEDEFFYVLKGKIFIDMENESIELKEGEGFLVKRGTRHRSRSEKPAYVLLVEPIKTKTKGEE from the coding sequence ATGAACAAAATAACCTTCAAAGACATTGATAAGAAACTCAAAGAAGCCTGGCAGCCTCAGGATGTAGTATATGTTAATGAAACAGCCCTGAGGATTGCCAAAATAGATGGTGCCTACAAATGGCATACCCATATGAATGAAGATGAATTCTTTTATGTATTAAAGGGTAAAATCTTCATTGATATGGAGAATGAGTCTATAGAGTTAAAAGAAGGCGAAGGTTTTTTAGTTAAGCGCGGGACCAGGCATCGCTCCCGTAGTGAAAAACCTGCTTATGTTTTACTTGTTGAACCAATCAAAACCAAGACCAAAGGCGAAGAATAA
- a CDS encoding tetratricopeptide repeat protein — protein sequence MKEYRWILLVSILFLFCFPFIYSLLTQDGLNPIIKNVQPSVVSILTYDIEGKNIGQGIGFFISQNGDIITAYHVLLGASSAEIKTIDGKRYPIVTIVAEDVESDLIRASVDIPQKFVHTLKIGDSIPDVGEKVIVIGNTLELERTVSDGIISTVRETPKFGKIIQITAPISSNSSGSPVLNINGEIIGVATFQLTEGQNCNFAIPIEKVAKLLPSKVETFSQWGEGRTRNWISSAEGLYYTGIYFISIDDYKKALHYFKKAVEKNPLYADAYFQIGYCSNELGYYSEAIEAYKQVIKIRPDDADAHYSLGLTYGDLGYYSESIEAYKQAIRIRPDDADVHYNLGVIYGELGRYSEAIETFKQAIRIKPDDVDAHYNLGLTYGKLGRYSEAIEAFRQAIRIKPDDAEANYSLGVVYGELGRYSEAIEAYKQAIRIKPDFADAHYNLGIIYLIIEDKGSALDEYKILKDLDRNLANELFNSINK from the coding sequence ATGAAAGAGTATCGCTGGATTTTGCTGGTCTCAATACTTTTTCTTTTCTGTTTTCCTTTTATTTATTCTTTACTGACTCAGGATGGATTGAACCCAATTATAAAGAATGTTCAACCATCTGTTGTATCTATACTGACATATGACATTGAAGGAAAAAATATTGGACAGGGAATTGGGTTTTTTATAAGTCAAAACGGTGATATTATTACCGCATATCATGTGCTTTTAGGCGCAAGTAGTGCGGAAATTAAAACAATAGATGGTAAACGGTATCCCATTGTCACGATTGTTGCTGAGGATGTAGAGAGTGACCTTATCCGTGCTTCTGTTGATATTCCTCAAAAGTTTGTTCACACTCTTAAAATAGGTGACTCTATTCCTGATGTGGGTGAGAAAGTGATAGTAATTGGTAACACATTGGAACTTGAGAGAACGGTTTCGGATGGAATCATATCTACAGTTCGGGAGACACCAAAATTTGGAAAAATTATTCAGATCACCGCACCTATATCTTCTAATTCAAGTGGTAGCCCGGTGTTAAATATAAATGGTGAAATCATTGGAGTGGCGACTTTTCAACTTACTGAGGGACAAAATTGTAATTTTGCGATTCCAATTGAAAAGGTGGCAAAACTTTTACCATCTAAGGTAGAAACATTCTCCCAATGGGGAGAAGGCAGAACAAGAAATTGGATTTCTTCTGCAGAAGGGCTTTATTATACAGGGATTTATTTTATTTCAATAGATGATTATAAAAAAGCCCTGCACTATTTTAAAAAAGCTGTAGAAAAAAATCCCCTTTATGCTGACGCCTATTTTCAAATCGGATATTGCAGCAATGAGCTTGGTTATTACTCAGAGGCGATAGAGGCTTATAAGCAGGTGATAAAGATAAGACCTGATGATGCTGATGCTCACTATAGTCTTGGTTTGACTTACGGAGACCTTGGTTATTATTCAGAATCAATAGAGGCCTATAAGCAGGCGATAAGGATAAGACCTGATGATGCTGATGTACACTATAATCTTGGTGTGATTTATGGAGAGCTTGGTCGTTATTCAGAGGCGATAGAGACCTTTAAGCAGGCGATAAGGATAAAACCGGATGATGTTGATGCACACTATAATCTTGGTTTGACTTATGGAAAGCTCGGTCGTTATTCAGAGGCGATAGAGGCCTTTAGGCAGGCGATAAGGATAAAACCTGATGATGCTGAAGCGAACTATAGTCTTGGTGTGGTTTATGGAGAGCTTGGTCGTTATTCAGAGGCGATAGAAGCCTATAAGCAGGCGATAAGGATAAAACCAGATTTTGCTGATGCACACTATAATCTTGGTATTATTTATTTGATAATTGAAGATAAAGGTTCCGCGCTGGATGAATACAAAATTCTTAAAGACCTTGATAGAAATTTGGCTAATGAATTATTTAATTCAATTAACAAGTGA
- a CDS encoding carboxyl transferase domain-containing protein, with the protein MYKIESKINPNSSEFKENYEAMEQAVKILKERLELVRKGGPEYMHKKHKERGKLFVRDRIKLLLDPNTPFLELSPLAAWDMYDNEHPSAAIITGIGVVHGREVMVIAHDATVKGGTYVPETIKKHIRAQEIAIENRLPCIYLVDSGGIFLPLQVGTFPDRFHFGRIFYNQAIMSAMNIPQISVVMGFCTAGGAYQPAMSDEVVHVKGTGTIYIGGPPLVKAATGEVVTEEELGGADVHCRISGVSDHYAINDEQAIEITRNIVENLGRQPKYPLERVEPKEPAYDPKELYGIIPKDLRKPFDMREVIARIVDNSEFHEFKELYGQTLVCGFARIMGYPVGILANNGVLFSESSQKGAHFIELCCVRKIPLIFLQNITGFIVGKRYEHQGIAKDGAKLVHAVANAQVPKFTVIIGGSYGAGNYGMCGRAYDPRLLFMWPTARICVMGGEQAADVLTDIKVKALEKEGRKLTPKEIAEIRKPILAKYEYESSAYYSTARIWDDGIIDPVDTRTVLGLGIAMSLNAPIPEHKFGVFRM; encoded by the coding sequence ATGTATAAAATAGAATCGAAAATAAACCCGAACAGTTCGGAATTCAAAGAAAACTATGAAGCAATGGAACAGGCTGTAAAGATCCTTAAAGAAAGATTGGAACTCGTGCGAAAGGGTGGACCAGAATACATGCATAAAAAACATAAAGAACGTGGTAAATTGTTTGTTCGTGATCGCATCAAATTGCTTCTGGATCCGAATACCCCTTTTTTAGAACTAAGTCCACTTGCGGCATGGGATATGTATGATAATGAACATCCATCTGCTGCAATCATTACCGGTATCGGCGTGGTGCATGGTAGAGAAGTAATGGTGATTGCCCATGATGCAACAGTTAAGGGAGGCACTTATGTTCCCGAGACGATAAAAAAACATATTCGGGCCCAGGAAATTGCGATCGAGAATCGACTACCGTGTATCTATCTTGTTGACTCCGGGGGCATCTTTCTCCCACTACAGGTAGGGACGTTCCCTGACCGATTTCATTTTGGGAGAATATTCTACAATCAGGCGATAATGTCTGCAATGAATATTCCTCAGATTTCAGTGGTAATGGGTTTTTGTACTGCGGGTGGAGCATATCAACCTGCGATGAGTGATGAAGTAGTTCATGTAAAAGGTACCGGAACGATTTATATTGGTGGTCCCCCTTTGGTGAAAGCTGCAACGGGGGAAGTGGTTACCGAAGAGGAACTCGGGGGAGCCGATGTCCATTGTCGTATTTCGGGCGTGAGCGACCATTATGCAATAAATGACGAACAGGCAATAGAAATTACCCGTAATATCGTAGAAAATCTTGGTCGGCAACCAAAATATCCGTTGGAGCGGGTAGAACCAAAAGAACCGGCCTATGACCCGAAGGAATTATATGGAATAATTCCCAAGGATTTGCGCAAACCATTCGACATGCGTGAGGTGATTGCGCGAATCGTTGATAACAGCGAATTTCATGAATTCAAAGAACTTTATGGGCAAACCCTGGTTTGTGGTTTTGCTCGGATCATGGGTTATCCTGTGGGCATATTAGCAAATAACGGCGTTTTATTTTCTGAATCTTCACAGAAAGGTGCGCATTTTATTGAACTCTGTTGTGTGCGGAAAATCCCCTTAATATTTTTACAAAATATCACTGGGTTTATTGTGGGGAAGAGATACGAACATCAGGGAATAGCAAAGGATGGGGCGAAACTTGTTCACGCAGTGGCAAATGCCCAGGTGCCTAAATTTACGGTAATTATCGGCGGATCTTACGGTGCAGGGAATTACGGAATGTGCGGTCGGGCCTATGATCCAAGATTGTTATTCATGTGGCCCACAGCAAGGATTTGTGTAATGGGTGGAGAACAAGCTGCCGATGTTCTTACTGATATTAAGGTAAAAGCACTGGAGAAAGAAGGTAGGAAATTGACTCCCAAGGAAATAGCAGAAATTCGTAAGCCAATTTTGGCAAAATACGAATACGAATCAAGTGCTTATTATTCAACTGCAAGGATTTGGGATGATGGAATTATTGATCCGGTTGATACCCGCACCGTTCTTGGACTTGGTATTGCCATGTCGCTGAATGCACCGATACCTGAGCATAAATTTGGTGTGTTCAGGATGTAA
- a CDS encoding sigma-70 family RNA polymerase sigma factor — MDHRLVELVIRSKNGDEKAMAELITEYKQLIFTLAYRVVGDYDMGMDICQETFIKAFQNLNKLKHPEKFKTYLCSIARNLAYDHLRKKGKIQENSQQNYDSIDLTRVEDKTAEIRKKVIIQNALEKLNPRDRLLLTLFYYQNFDIREIAEVVGISPENVKVSLSRARIRLREKLKGYEEELLS, encoded by the coding sequence TTGGACCACCGACTTGTTGAACTTGTAATTAGAAGTAAAAATGGCGATGAGAAGGCAATGGCTGAACTTATTACTGAATACAAACAACTAATTTTTACTCTTGCCTATCGTGTTGTAGGTGATTATGATATGGGTATGGATATCTGCCAGGAGACCTTCATAAAGGCATTTCAGAACTTAAATAAGTTAAAACATCCTGAAAAGTTTAAAACCTATCTTTGCAGTATTGCCCGGAATCTTGCCTATGACCATTTAAGAAAAAAAGGGAAAATTCAAGAAAATTCACAGCAGAATTATGACTCAATCGACCTAACCAGGGTTGAAGATAAAACAGCAGAGATTAGAAAAAAGGTGATTATCCAGAATGCTCTTGAGAAGTTAAATCCGCGTGACCGATTGCTTCTCACTTTATTCTATTATCAAAATTTTGATATAAGAGAAATAGCTGAAGTTGTTGGAATAAGCCCCGAAAATGTGAAGGTTTCTTTAAGTCGTGCAAGAATTAGATTAAGAGAAAAATTAAAGGGTTATGAAGAAGAACTCCTGTCCTGA